One region of bacterium genomic DNA includes:
- a CDS encoding 4Fe-4S dicluster domain-containing protein, translating into MEKRRLVLTFPASLVGEPITYKLVKDYDIVINILKAQITQEEVGKLVVDLQGKEKNLKNAITYLKNLGVTIQPLKKDVRMNKNKCTHCTVCVTICPTKALIVNRKTMKVEFLPEKCIACELCISACPYKAMEILI; encoded by the coding sequence ATGGAAAAAAGAAGACTTGTTCTTACATTCCCCGCTTCATTGGTAGGAGAACCCATTACCTATAAACTCGTAAAAGATTACGATATCGTAATTAATATTTTAAAAGCTCAAATTACCCAGGAAGAAGTAGGTAAATTGGTGGTTGATTTGCAAGGAAAAGAAAAAAACTTAAAAAATGCTATCACCTATTTAAAAAATCTTGGAGTAACAATCCAACCGCTGAAAAAAGATGTTCGTATGAATAAAAACAAATGCACTCACTGCACTGTTTGTGTCACGATTTGCCCAACTAAAGCTTTAATAGTAAACAGAAAAACAATGAAAGTCGAGTTCCTCCCTGAAAAATGTATTGCCTGCGAATTATGCATCTCCGCCTGTCCTTATAAAGCAATGGAAATTCTTATTTGA
- a CDS encoding homocysteine biosynthesis protein, translated as MPKTIKEINEKIKKGKAVIVRADEVPEIVNKKGSQKAAEQVDVVTTGTFGPMCSSGVFINFGHSKPKIKASKAWLNDVEAYAGLAAVDIYLGATRIPDNDPANKIYPGTFSYGGGHVIEELVKGKNIKLRVTSYGTDCYPSKQINTLINIKDLNEVILFNPRNSYQNYNVAVNLSNKIIYTYMGILQPNLGNANYCSAGELSPLLNDPYYKTIGIGTRIFLGGGIGYVTSNGTQHNPSVKRTPNGVPSVPAGTLALTGDVKKMSSQWLRGVSMTGYGVSLAVGIGIPIPIISEEMIKYTAVKDEDIQTQIVDYSYDYPQGTGKAIGTANYAQLKNGEIKIKDKFVPTASLSSYAKAKEIAETLKNWIKKGQFLLTEPVKLIPSSKSEITFKPLKERPIK; from the coding sequence ATGCCAAAGACCATAAAAGAAATTAACGAAAAAATTAAAAAAGGCAAAGCCGTTATTGTAAGAGCGGATGAAGTGCCTGAAATTGTTAACAAGAAAGGTTCCCAAAAAGCGGCTGAACAGGTAGATGTTGTCACTACGGGAACTTTTGGGCCAATGTGTTCTTCGGGTGTTTTCATAAACTTCGGACATTCAAAACCAAAAATAAAAGCAAGCAAAGCTTGGTTAAATGATGTGGAGGCTTACGCTGGATTAGCGGCTGTGGACATTTATTTAGGAGCCACTCGGATTCCTGATAATGACCCCGCCAATAAAATTTACCCCGGAACTTTCAGTTACGGAGGCGGACACGTAATAGAAGAATTAGTAAAAGGTAAAAATATTAAATTAAGAGTAACCTCTTACGGTACTGATTGTTACCCTTCAAAACAGATTAATACTCTGATAAATATTAAAGATTTAAACGAAGTCATCCTCTTTAATCCAAGAAATTCTTATCAAAATTATAATGTTGCTGTTAATCTATCCAACAAAATTATTTATACATATATGGGGATACTCCAGCCAAATCTCGGCAACGCTAATTATTGCTCAGCCGGAGAGCTTTCTCCGCTTTTAAACGACCCTTATTACAAGACTATAGGAATAGGAACTAGAATATTTTTAGGCGGAGGAATTGGTTATGTAACAAGTAACGGAACTCAACATAATCCGTCGGTAAAAAGAACTCCAAATGGAGTTCCTTCGGTTCCGGCAGGAACTTTGGCTTTAACAGGCGATGTCAAAAAGATGTCATCGCAATGGTTAAGAGGCGTTTCCATGACAGGATACGGAGTAAGTCTTGCAGTGGGAATAGGAATACCAATACCGATAATATCGGAAGAGATGATTAAATATACTGCAGTAAAGGATGAAGATATTCAGACACAAATAGTAGATTACTCTTATGATTATCCTCAAGGAACAGGGAAAGCCATAGGAACAGCAAATTATGCCCAATTAAAAAACGGTGAGATAAAAATCAAAGATAAATTTGTTCCAACTGCGTCTTTGTCAAGTTATGCAAAAGCAAAAGAGATTGCCGAAACTTTAAAGAATTGGATAAAAAAGGGACAGTTTCTATTAACCGAACCTGTTAAACTAATCCCTTCAAGTAAGTCAGAAATAACTTTTAAACCCTTAAAAGAAAGACCGATAAAATAA